The following proteins come from a genomic window of Patescibacteria group bacterium:
- a CDS encoding lamin tail domain-containing protein, with the protein MKKLLSTTIILIVLFFIPKLVFGNIVINEIMYDLEIGADGGREWVEIFNNSDAPIDLTGWKFWENGTNHGLNIIQGSISIPQNSYAIITDNSDKFLIDNPGYSGILFDSAFSLSNDGENLILKDNGLATIDEVSYISSWGAQGNGRTLQRENPNGTNWGSGIPTPGILNNISPEEPAPPSEKPATEEPGETPASQTNDNPPIADAGDNIIGFVNQEIILDGSFSYDMNENELQYSWNTGDGNSSDHQIVSHIYQYPGTYLATLTVYDGRYYVSDTITIKIQTAQIIINEFMANPNGIDEVEEWIEIYNDADSITDISGWQLDDIASGSKAFIFPKNTLIAPKSYLVFSRQTTKIALNNDKDSVRLLLPDGIVFQEINYEKPPQGKSSARTADGFVWSEPTPGMANITGMIVNTDKGTAYQQNPVKSEIVKEPSKDYVINLPDNQIEGGFVELTQNKPTSPASPAGGSTNNFASIKQSTRNPLNLALLIISIVFASGFIGLLLIKRLPSR; encoded by the coding sequence ATGAAAAAATTACTTTCAACAACAATTATTTTAATTGTTCTTTTTTTTATTCCAAAATTGGTTTTTGGAAACATAGTTATAAATGAAATTATGTACGATTTAGAGATTGGCGCAGATGGTGGCAGAGAATGGGTGGAAATTTTCAACAACAGCGACGCACCCATTGATTTAACGGGATGGAAATTTTGGGAAAATGGCACTAATCATGGATTAAATATAATCCAAGGCAGTATTAGCATCCCACAAAATAGCTATGCGATTATTACCGATAATTCAGATAAATTTTTAATAGACAATCCTGGATATTCTGGAATTCTTTTTGACAGCGCATTCTCTCTTAGTAATGATGGGGAGAATTTAATTTTAAAAGATAATGGTTTAGCTACTATAGATGAAGTATCTTATATTTCCTCTTGGGGCGCTCAAGGCAATGGGAGAACATTGCAAAGGGAAAATCCCAATGGGACTAATTGGGGAAGCGGGATTCCGACTCCGGGAATATTAAATAATATTTCTCCAGAAGAACCCGCCCCACCTTCAGAAAAGCCGGCAACTGAAGAGCCTGGGGAAACTCCAGCAAGCCAAACCAACGACAATCCCCCGATTGCTGATGCAGGCGACAATATTATTGGTTTTGTAAATCAGGAAATTATTCTTGATGGTTCTTTTTCATATGATATGAATGAAAACGAACTCCAATATTCCTGGAATACTGGAGACGGAAATTCATCAGACCATCAAATTGTCAGCCATATATACCAATATCCAGGCACATATCTTGCCACTCTTACTGTTTATGACGGCCGATATTACGTTTCAGACACAATTACTATAAAAATCCAGACAGCGCAAATCATAATCAATGAATTCATGGCAAACCCAAACGGAATAGATGAAGTAGAAGAATGGATTGAGATTTACAATGACGCTGATTCAATCACAGACATCTCTGGATGGCAATTGGATGATATTGCCAGCGGAAGCAAGGCATTTATATTCCCAAAAAATACTTTAATTGCGCCAAAAAGCTATTTGGTCTTCTCGCGGCAAACAACAAAAATCGCCTTAAATAATGACAAGGATTCCGTAAGATTGCTTTTGCCCGATGGCATTGTTTTTCAGGAAATAAATTACGAAAAACCACCCCAAGGTAAATCATCTGCCCGAACCGCTGATGGATTTGTCTGGTCAGAACCCACGCCAGGAATGGCAAATATTACAGGAATGATTGTGAACACCGATAAAGGCACTGCTTACCAACAAAACCCGGTTAAATCAGAAATTGTTAAAGAACCTTCAAAAGATTATGTGATAAATTTGCCTGATAATCAGATTGAAGGAGGTTTCGTGGAATTAACGCAGAATAAACCCACTTCTCCTGCCTCGCCGGCAGGCGGGTCAACAAATAATTTTGCC